One Clupea harengus chromosome 3, Ch_v2.0.2, whole genome shotgun sequence DNA window includes the following coding sequences:
- the lcat gene encoding phosphatidylcholine-sterol acyltransferase, whose translation MAFSYPSLAVILMLAIQQSTGFWLFNVIFPPTAKPHTASNNTPPVIIVPGNLGNRLEAKIDKPTLVHWMCYKKTDHFFTLWIDLNMFMPVGIDCWIDNIRIVYNKTTRKTTNAPGVEVRVPGFGQTYPVEFLDTNRLAGYFHTMVQHLVNIGYVRNETVRAAPYDWRIAPNEQEQYFTQLRGLVEEMHDLYQQPVHLLGHSMGSNYILVFLNQQSQAWKDKYIKSFISLGAPWGGAVKPLRVLASGENDGIPLVSNIKIREEQRMTTTNPWMVPSEEAWPKDHTFVSTPSFNYTNQDYKRFFQDINFEDGWYMWEDTRNITAGLPPPGVEVYCFYGVGLPTPVTYVYDDQFPNADPVDMIYSDGDDTVDSRSMGLCKRWAGQQEQSVHVKELRGLPHLDIVFNPKVLLMIQRILEGEHRDEVFSAYDLYPTQAPRPQNKSQPPTDQSPTDQPPLSSP comes from the exons ATGGCATTCTCTTACCCCTCACTCGCGGTAATTTTAATGTTAGCTATTCAACAGTCTACAGGATTTTGGCTTTTCAATGTAATTTTCCCTCCAACTGCAAAACCTCATACTGCAAGCAACAACACTCCGCCGGTTATTATAG TTCCAGGAAATTTAGGAAATCGTCTGGAAGCGAAGATTGATAAACCCACCCTGGTGCACTGGATGTGTTACAAGAAAACTGACCACTTTTTCACTCTCTGGATAGACCTGAACATGTTCATGCCAGTTGGCATAGACTGCTGGATTGACAATATCAG GATTGTGTACAACAAGACCACACGTAAGACAACCAATGCCCCtggtgtggaggtgagagtgcCTGGCTTTGGGCAGACGTATCCAGTGGAGTTTCTCGATACAAACAGATTAGCAG GTTACTTCCACACCATGGTCCAGCATCTGGTCAACATTGGGTATGTTCGCAATGAGACGGTTCGAGCAGCTCCTTATGACTGGAGGATTGCACCAA ATGAACAGGAGCAGTACTTCACTCAGTTACGGGGCTTGGTTGAGGAGATGCATGATCTGTACCAGCAGCCAGTCCACTTGCTGGGCCACAGCATGGGCAGTAACTACATTCTGGTCTTCCTAAATCAGCAGAGCCAGGCCTGGAAGGACAAGTACATCAAGAGCTTCATATCCCTGGGGGCACCATGGGGGGGTGCCGTCAAGCCTCTGAGAGTGCTGGCCTCAG GTGAGAACGATGGCATCCCTCTGGTGTCCAACATAAAGATCCGAGAGGAGCAGCGGATGACCACCACCAACCCATGGATGGTCCCTTCAGAGGAAGCCTGGCCAAAGGACCACACCTTCGTCTCCACCCCCTCTTTCAACTACACCAACCAGGACTACAAGCGCTTCTTCCAGGACATCAACTTTGAGGATGGCTGGTACATGTGGGAGGACACCAGAAACATCACCGCCGGACTGCCCCCACCTGGCGTGGAGGTGTACTGCTTCTATGGAGTGGGGCTCCCCACACCGGTCACCTACGTGTACGATGACCAATTCCCCAACGCCGACCCAGTGGACATGATTTACAGTGACGGTGACGATACAGTGGACAGCCGGAGCATGGGCCTGTGCAAGCGCTGGGCAGGCCAGCAGGAGCAATCGGTCCATGTGAAAGAGTTGAGGGGCCTGCCCCACCTGGACATTGTCTTCAACCCCAAGGTTCTGCTCATGATCCAGAGGATCCTCGAGGGGGAGCACAGGGACGAGGTGTTCAGTGCATACGACCTCTATCCTACACAGGCCCCTCGCCCACAGAACAAGAGCCAGCCGCCCACAGATCAGTCGCCCACCGAtcagccccctctctcctcaccttag
- the pla2g15 gene encoding group XV phospholipase A2 — protein sequence MEMVSSHNLLLKVLQLFVLLAGLTSYTEGRSLKCSSAKPCSDRTPVIIIPGDLGNQLEAKLDKPSVVHYICYKKTNEYFTLWLNLELLVPVAIDCWIDNIRLIYNCTTRTSEAPVGVEIRVPGFGKTDTLEYLDPSKRGVGMYFFAIVQGLVNDGYVRGDDIRGAPYDWRKAPNENKAYFLALQQMIEEMAHKAGRPVALIAHSMGNVYTLYFLNQQPQAWKDKYIETFISLGPPWAGVAKTLRVVASGDNNQIPVISSLKIRQQQRTAVSTIWLFPNANTWPADQVLIQAPTANYTVQDYQRFFQDVGFPDGWEMRKDTEPLVSALEPPRVSMHCLYGSGVPTPELYRYTTFPDGEPAVTYGDGDGTVNLRSATQCKRWVGKQTQPVKLVELPENEHVNMLLNQTTVAYIKAVLNQP from the exons ATGGAGATGGTGTCCAGCCACAACTTACTGCTCAAGGTGCtccagctgtttgttttgttagctGGGCTCACTTCATACACTGAAGGCAGAAGTCTGAAGTGTTCTTCTGCGAAGCCATGCTCGGACAGAACCCCAGTGATCATCA TTCCAGGCGACCTGGGCAACCAGCTGGAGGCGAAGCTGGACAAGCCCAGTGTGGTCCACTACATCTGCTACAAGAAGACCAATGAGTACTTCACACTCTGGCTCAACCTTGAGCTGCTGGTACCAGTAGCCATAGACTGCTGGATTGACAACATCAG GTTGATCTATAACTGCACCACACGGACCAGTGAGGCTCCAGTTGGAGTGGAAATCAGAGTGCCAGGGTTTGGGAAAACGGACACGCTTGAGTACCTGGACCCCAGTAAACGCGGCGTTG GAATGTACTTTTTCGCCATAGTGCAGGGGCTGGTTAACGATGGCTATGTCAGAGGTGATGACATCCGTGGAGCTCCCTACGATTGGAGAAAGGCACCTA ATGAAAACAAGGCATACTTCTTGGCTCTGCAGCAGATGATCGAGGAGATGGCCCATAAAGCAGGCCGGCCAGTGGCACTAATCGCCCACAGCATGGGCAACGTGTACACGCTGTACTTCCTCAACCAGCAGCCGCAAGCCTGGAAGGACAAATACATCGAAACCTTCATCTCTTTGGGGCCGCCATGGGCTGGTGTTGCCAAGACCCTCAGAGTAGTGGCCTCTG GTGATAACAACCAGATCCCGGTGATCAGCTCACTGAAGATCCGTCAGCAGCAGCGCACCGCCGTCTCCACCATCTGGTTGTTCCCGAACGCCAACACCTGGCCTGCTGACCAGGTGCTCATCCAGGCTCCCACTGCCAACTACACAGTGCAGGACTACCAACGCTTCTTTCAGGACGTGGGCTTCCCCGATGGTTGGGAGATGCGCAAGGACACGGAACCCCTGGTGAGCGCCCTGGAACCTCCCCGCGTCTCCATGCACTGTCTTTATGGCAGCGGCGTGCCCACACCAGAGCTTTACCGCTACACCACGTTTCCTGACGGGGAGCCGGCAGTGACGTATGGGGACGGTGACGGCACGGTGAACCTGCGCAGCGCCACACAGTGCAAGCGCTGGGTGGGGAAGCAGACGCAACCCGTCAAGCTTGTGGAGCTCCCTGAAAATGAGCACGTAAATATGCTGCTCAACCAAACCACAGTGGCCTACATCAAGGCTGTGCTCAACCAGCCTTGA